The following is a genomic window from Jannaschia sp. S6380.
TTCATCGGACCGTCCGCCGAGGCGATCCGGGCCATGGGCCTGAAGGACGCGGCGAAGGACCTGATGGAGAAGGCGGGCGTGCCCGTCGTGCCCGGCTATCAGGGCGCGGGGCAGGACCCGGACGATCTGGCGCGCGAGGCGGCGGCGATCGGCTATCCCGTCCTCATCAAGGCGGTCGCGGGTGGCGGCGGCAAGGGGATGCGTCGGGTCGAGATGGCGAGGGGGTTCGCGGATGCGCTGGACAGCGCGAAATCCGAGGCTTCGAAGGCGTTCGGCAACGATCACGTCCTGATCGAGAAATGGGTCGCGACGCCGCGCCATATCGAGGTGCAGGTCTTCGGCGACGGCACGCGCGCCGTGCATCTGTTCGAGCGCGACTGTTCCCTCCAGCGCCGTCACCAGAAGGTGATCGAGGAGGCGCCCGCCCCCGGCATGACGCCCGAGATGCGCGACGCGATGGGGCAGGCGGCGGTCCGCGCGGCCGAGGCCATCGGCTATTCGGGCGCCGGCACGGCCGAGTTCATCGTGGACGCGTCGGAGGGGCTGCGCGCGGACCGGTTCTATTTCATGGAGATGAACACCCGCCTGCAGGTCGAACACCCCGTGACCGAGGCGATCACCGGCGTCGACCTGGTCGAATGGCAGCTGCGTGTGGCGTCCGGCGAAGGGCTGCCCGCGCGCCAGGCGGACCTGTCGATCACCGGCCACGCCTTCGAGGCCCGCCTCTATGCCGAGGATGCGGCGAACGGCTTCCTGCCGCAGACCGGGACGCTGACGCATCTGCGCTTTCCGGACGGCGCCCGCGCCGAGACCGGGGTGCGCGCCGGCGATGCGATCAGCCCGTGGTATGACCCGATGATCGCCAAGATCGTCACGCACGGGCCGACGCGCGCGATGGCGCTTTTGTCGCTGGAGCGCGCGCTGGCCGCCACGCAGGTCGCGGGCACGGTCACGAACCTTTCGTTCCTGCGCAACCTCGCGCGGCACGAGGGTTTCATGGCGGGCGAGGTCGATACCGGGCTGATCGATCGCGACATCGACGCGCTGGCCGCCCGCCCGGTGCCCTGTTCGCGGACGCGCGCGGTGGCGGCGGTCGCCGCACTCGGGCTCGACGCGCCTGGCGACCATCGGGGGTTCCATCTGTGGGCGCCGCTGGCCTGGACCGCGCGCCTTGTCTGGCACGAGGAGGAGATCACGGCGCGGGTCGAGGGGCTGGACGGCATCTGGCGCATCACCATCGGCGACGACGTGCACGAGGTCGCGGCTGATGGCGAGTGGCGCGTCGATGGCGCGCCGATCGCGGCGGAGGTCGGTCGCGCGCCAGGCAAGGTCCACGTCTTCTGGGGCAACGTCTACTCCTTCGACGCGTCCGACCCGCTGGACGTCGCGGCCGCGGCGGGCGCCATGTCGGGCGTGGTCGAGGCGCCGATGCCGGGTCTGGTCAAGGCGGTGTTCGTCGAGGCGGGGGCCGCGGTCTCGGCGGGCGATCGTCTCGCCATCCTCGAGGCGATGAAGATGGAGCATACGTTGACCGCCCCACGCGACGGCACCGTGGCCGAGGTTCTGGCCGAGGCGGGCGCGCAGGTCGAGGCGGGCGCGCCGCTGGTGCGGCTGGAGGAGGAATGACCGGGATCGTCCTGCACCACGTCCCGCAGAGCCGGTCGCAGCGGGTGCTGTGGCTGCTGCGCGAGTTGGGCGTGATGTTCGAGGTCCGGGAATGGCCCTTCGACAA
Proteins encoded in this region:
- a CDS encoding acetyl/propionyl/methylcrotonyl-CoA carboxylase subunit alpha, with protein sequence MFTKILIANRGEIACRVIDTCRRLGVRTVAVHSDVDRDARHVAMADEAVSLGGAAPSDSYLRGDAIVAAARATGAQAIHPGYGFLSENPDFVEAVEAAGLTFIGPSAEAIRAMGLKDAAKDLMEKAGVPVVPGYQGAGQDPDDLAREAAAIGYPVLIKAVAGGGGKGMRRVEMARGFADALDSAKSEASKAFGNDHVLIEKWVATPRHIEVQVFGDGTRAVHLFERDCSLQRRHQKVIEEAPAPGMTPEMRDAMGQAAVRAAEAIGYSGAGTAEFIVDASEGLRADRFYFMEMNTRLQVEHPVTEAITGVDLVEWQLRVASGEGLPARQADLSITGHAFEARLYAEDAANGFLPQTGTLTHLRFPDGARAETGVRAGDAISPWYDPMIAKIVTHGPTRAMALLSLERALAATQVAGTVTNLSFLRNLARHEGFMAGEVDTGLIDRDIDALAARPVPCSRTRAVAAVAALGLDAPGDHRGFHLWAPLAWTARLVWHEEEITARVEGLDGIWRITIGDDVHEVAADGEWRVDGAPIAAEVGRAPGKVHVFWGNVYSFDASDPLDVAAAAGAMSGVVEAPMPGLVKAVFVEAGAAVSAGDRLAILEAMKMEHTLTAPRDGTVAEVLAEAGAQVEAGAPLVRLEEE